In the Pseudothauera hydrothermalis genome, one interval contains:
- the rpmE gene encoding 50S ribosomal protein L31 has product MKADIHPTYTEVQVTCSCGNSFTTRSTLNKPTLHVEVCSACHPFYTGKQKIVDTAGRVERFRQKYGNVQRLG; this is encoded by the coding sequence ATGAAAGCGGATATTCATCCCACTTACACCGAAGTTCAAGTGACCTGCTCCTGCGGTAACAGCTTCACCACCCGCTCCACGCTGAACAAACCAACTCTGCATGTGGAAGTCTGCTCCGCCTGCCATCCGTTCTATACCGGCAAGCAAAAAATCGTCGATACCGCTGGCCGTGTCGAGCGCTTCCGCCAGAAGTACGGCAACGTTCAGCGTCTTGGCTGA